ATGGACACTTACACCGTCGTCAACAACGAACACGAAAAACAATTTGAAATCACGGCCGATGGCGAAAAGGCTTACTTAGTTTACCGGTTTTATAAAGGCGACATCGCCTTCATGCACACCTTTGTACCGAAAACCCTGGAGGGGAGAGGCATCGCGGAAGCCCTTGTCAAAGCGGCTTTCGCGTATGCCGAAACCCACAAACAGCCCGTGATGAACTATTGCCCCTATGTGTCCGTGTATCTCAAAAGACACCCGGAGTATAAGAAGTTCCTGGATCCTCAGTATGGCTGATAGGTCAGCAGCACACTCCCGGTATTGAACACCCGGCTCGCCACCAGCTTGAGGTCGAGCCGGCGCCGATGGCGACCGGGTTGATCATGAATTGGTATTCGTCCACCAGGCCGGCCTGTGCGAGCTGGGTGACGATCTGGCCGCTGCCCGGGACGGTCAGGTTGCGGGTCTTTTTCAACGCTCTGGCCGGAGAAGAAACCATTGATGGTCATGGAGTTGAATTTTTTAGGACAGGTTGCAGGAAACAAAAATCGCCTCCAGGACAACCCCCACCACCATAGCGATCAACCGGGCGGTGTAGATCAGTTGGGACCACCGCATCGATTTCCGCCAAATCTTTAATAAGGCGTCGTCGTCGTCCATGTCCTCGCCGATCTGACGGTCCACCTCGTCCATCAATGTCCTGTCGGTGGAAATGTCCACCATGTTGGCGGGGACGTACAGGATGATCGACAAAAGCAAACATCCCAGGGAGGCAAACATCAGCCATTCCCCGTGGGCGCTCTGGATCTTAAAGAACTTGTCGTTGAGCGTCAGGAAAAAGGCCAGTGCCCCCGCCGAAATGTAGGTGATGGTCGTGTGGTATTCCTTTTCCTTGTCGGTGATGTCCTTTTGCAGGGTGTCCCGGTAGCCGGACAGGGTGTCGTCGCTCATGAGCGCCAAACTAATCAAATTTGAGTATATTGTCTGTTCATTATGTCGGAAAACGAAATCGTCAAACACTTGGAGGTCGCCTACAAAAACGCAAAGAACCCCCACACGCCCTGGCTGGTTAAGCTCAGGGAAATCCTGATCGAGGTCCTGATCATTGTTTTTGCCGTGACCATATCCATCTGGTTCCACAATTGGAGCGACAGCTTGCATGAACAAAAAGAGGAACGGGAGTTCCTCCAGGGGCTGAGACAGGACATCCAGACCGACATGGACAATGCCAGGACCGGCCGTGACTTTTACAAAAACGCCGTGGTTCAGTTCGACTACTTTATCCGCGTGGGGAAAGGAATGCCCCTCGATCAAGACAGCCTGATTGCCTACGGGGGGGCTTTTTTCAACACCACGGACCTCGATCCCAACGTCAGCCGTTACGAGGGTTTGAAGGGGAGCGGCAAGTTTGGGATCATTCGCAACAAGGCGCTGCTGGACGAAGTGATCAGCCTGCACGAGAACCAGATCAAACGCGTCGAAAACCTAAACCGCTATTATTACGAATACGTGATGAACGTGAGCAGCTTTGTCCGGCAGCACGCCATCCTGAACCAGGCTGGCACGGCGATTGAGGATGGGGAAGGGATGCTTCGGCTGTCAGAGATGCGCTTCCTGGTCGCCGCGGGGAAGAGCTTTATTACCGGCAATGTGAACCGGAGCTATGATACCTGTATCGCGACGTGTACCGACCTTACGAAGAAAATCGATGAGGAATTACAATAAAAACCTATGCTTGCTGTATCGTTACTCATCTTTGACGCCGTCGTCCCTTCTTCGGTGACCGGCGTGCTCGACCTCCTGGCCGGCGCCAACCGCTACCAGCAGATGACGGGCAAAGAACCCGCCTTTGCCGTCGAGCTGGTAGGGGAGTGTCCCCCTGCGTTCGCACCCCTGGCGTTTAAATCTTTTTCCACAGCCACCCGGCCCGGCCTGGTCATCGTACCTTCTTTTATGGTAGACGAC
This region of Dinghuibacter silviterrae genomic DNA includes:
- a CDS encoding GNAT family N-acetyltransferase, encoding MDTYTVVNNEHEKQFEITADGEKAYLVYRFYKGDIAFMHTFVPKTLEGRGIAEALVKAAFAYAETHKQPVMNYCPYVSVYLKRHPEYKKFLDPQYG
- a CDS encoding DUF1772 domain-containing protein encodes the protein MSDDTLSGYRDTLQKDITDKEKEYHTTITYISAGALAFFLTLNDKFFKIQSAHGEWLMFASLGCLLLSIILYVPANMVDISTDRTLMDEVDRQIGEDMDDDDALLKIWRKSMRWSQLIYTARLIAMVVGVVLEAIFVSCNLS